The genomic interval GTACGCAAGGTCATACTGGACTCTCTGAATCTACAGACCGAGCCTCACGTGTCCGTTCCTGGAATAGATCAGATCCGAGAGCAGTGGAGAACCGTGTTCAAAGGCGCCAGCAACTCAAGCCCCGTCGAGCAACACGCAGCAGGTAAGTGAAACCTCCGGATCTGCCCTCTCAGTTCTTTTTAATTGGACTGGATCTGGTTTAGCTTTCGGATCTATGATTCACCTCATATTTACTTGTAGATATTTTGCCTATGAGTAAAATTCCGTACATCAGTGATCGTTAACTCAGttccaggagtttttttttattttgtttgagaTTTCATTCCCAGTCCTATAAACCCAACACACCTGCTCCAGATGGGACAGATCTGTTGAATTAGAGCTGGTACTGAAACTTGTAGTAAggcagatctccaggaacatggcctttttttttattctttttttgcgcAGATTTGATTTAGCATGAACATTTTATTctgcacttttcttttcttgtagacaacacaccaccaccatcatcatcatcttcatcatccagTTGTGGGAATTCAACACACCTCCAATGTTGCAAGTTTGCCTCGCAGGTTTTCATAAAAGGTTTGTGGAATTTCTGAATCCTCTTTATCATTTCTGAAGCTATAAGCTATATGAACTGTGTTATGAAGCGGTTCCTAATCCCAGACCTCAGGGATTTTGGAATGACGAGAGTGTGTAGTGATTTGGTGCTTAATCTTTTATACATATTAGATCTGGGCTGGGATAAGTGGATCATTTACCCGGAGAGCTTCACCCTCGTCCAGTGCAGTGTGTGCGTCCCACAGAAGAATCAGCGCTTGTTTGATTGCACTGATGATGACCCCTCGGCCCCGGATCCTCCCTCACAGGTCAGTTCAACAGAAAAGGCATGCGACGTTTAGATGCATGGTTCGGGGGGTGTGGATAAAACGGCACAAAATgccattaaaaagaaaaccagGTCTGATTAAAGATGGTTAGGTGGCCTTGTGATATTTACACGGGAACTAGGTGACTCTGCAGGTTGATCTGCGTAAACAAATGTTAGCCGAGCTTGCCAAAATTCGGAACGCAATCTGTCCAGCTCCGTGCACTGCAAAAaatatcttagcaagtaaaaGTTTATTCGATAGttcttataaatgaataataaacaagTAAGATATTTCAGCTGGAATTGAGCAAACTGACCAgctaaagcttgaaatgagtgcAAATAATTCTAGAAATAGCATAGACTTTGTTTTATAATAAgcatataataagaaatattacgCAAACACGCCTACATTTAACAGTGTAGCTGACATTCACAGTGCTGCTTCATCAAAATTCCTTTTCTGCATGGTGATGTTCTTGTCCTGCGTCCTGCAGAAGCCGTGCTGCGAGGCGACCTCCATCGACACCGTGCCCTTCCTGTACCTGGATGAAACCAGCAACCTTGTTATCAGCATCGTCCCCCTGACCCGCGAGTGCAGCTGCAGCCATGGTGACGACGCCCAAGCCCTTCAGCCGTGATAAACGACACGTCGAGTACAAACACCTCCCCCTACCTCTTTACGTCACACAGGTCTGTCACCGTAACGCACCGATCGGGACAGCTTCCCGATCAAAGCAACCCCTTTCGCATCTTTACTCACATTTTGATGCCATCGAAAGCTCTACCATAATGGACActtaatatgaaaatattgtaaaataaatatgaaataaatattgtcgatttttttttttttgcagaatagAAACAAATGTTATGATGTTAAGTAGATATTCGTGGTGGTCTTTCACTGAGCGTTCCTGCACAAGGAGACTTTCAAGGTTAAACTGAAATGATAACTCTTACTGAAAGTTTTATTTACATGAGTATTTTATAGCTTCATAGCTGGAGTCTGGAAAGGGATTAGATAGCAGTGACTGGGTGTTCCTTACAAAAATGTGGGCACTGCAGCAAGCCTAACCATGCCAGACATTTCCCAGTCCAGGCCTCTTGGACTAtttaaacaccataaacacGTTAACATAGCGGAGCTGGCTTacaacagtataaaaaaaaataacaaacacacacacacacacacacacacatacacaaaaacccCACATTCCTAAACTACTATAAGTGCATATTTTGTATTCATGGCTTTTCACCATCGTTTCAAGGCTGGTGTTCAGGCGCAGCTGTGCCCCAGTGTTATTAAGCTATTTTGTTCTTCTTGGGAAAGGAGCACAGTTAGGACATTTTGATTACTTAGTATATATGTGAGGTTTGTAGTAGGTCCATTTTGTTCCAAACCTGAGATTAAAGCTGtcgttattttgtttttcagtgtctCAAAAAATACCCCCAAGTAAGATATGTATGGGATGTAAACCTATCGTCCCAGTCCGCTAATTTCACCTTGACTTTGTGTTCTGCCCTCATGTACACTGTCTTGCTGTGTATTGACTGAATGTTCTCACCTTTCATGCCTTTCTTTTTGTCCTCAAGTGTAATTCAGGACATACCTGCAaggtctttaaaaaaacaaaaaaaacaaaaacattttaaatcaccAAACCAGTATCTACACCAGTATTATCTTACTTTAGATTGTGTGTATCAtgtatttcattaaataaacacttcattaaaaaaaatatgcacatgtaatttttttcctcttcagttTTATTGCTTGACGCATTCATTCAGAAGCATATGCATAGAAATATAGCTTTGCCttacctttttcttctttcttcaaaTCATCTAGTGACACAAAGGGAAGCCAATAGAAAATAATACCGTACAATTGCTTGGATACGGAAAATTCTATTGTGTttgtgtcactttttttttttttttttacctttaacaTGTTCGTTGGACCTTTCAAATGTCCGTCACACATTTTCTCCCTGAAGGATTCAGTTCAGAGGTTTATTTAAACAACTTTGGTGACCTTTGCTAGTTTGTTGACTGAATTACTGCAgagtattttatttcaatttctcTGGCTTTTCAGGCagcatttttccccccaggaGTTGGCTGGAACATCTCTGTAAAACACGCCTCGCGGTTATAACGTTCAGAATTGCACCTCATTGGGCACTCAAGATCTCTGCCACTGcggctttctctctctgtcattctctctctctctctctctctcattctctctctctgtcattctctctctcattctctctctctgtcattctctctctctcattctctctctgtcattctctctctctctcattctctctctctctcattctctctctctcattctctcattctctctctctgtcattctctctcattctctctctctcattctctctctgtcattctctctctctctctctctctctcattctctctctcgtcGTTCTTTATGTTCTCTTCTCCAGCTTGCCAGATTTTggtacaaaacaaaagcaaaatgaTCTCAGCGGCGTTCAGCCAAGCTGAGTGAGTGAAGCAGgtgggaagggggggggggggtaaaaccCACACGCGAGCAAGAGCGTCAGGAGAAGTGAGACGTGGTGGAACGAAATGGCGCACGTGAGCTCTTTCTGGCTGCAGTGGGGAATGGCGTGTTCCTTGTTTGCTTTGGTGTTTGCTTTGGTGTTTGCTCAAGACATGTCGTGGGACTGCAGTGACAGGGATGACATTCTCAGGGACGCGCCTGTCGACGTGAGCACCCCGTCTCGTTGCACCCTGGACTGCACAGCGCGGACGTACAGAGCGGTTCTGGAGCTGCACAACAGACTTACTATTCGCTTCACAGACTCACGTGCAGGTGAGATACGGTATATGTTCAAATCCTTTTTAATCTTTTGCCTGAACTTGAGAATGGCACAGTTGAGTTTATTACTCTTTAAGCGCTTTAGCTGTTTGTTAAGTCTGTTTTACTTCAGTAGACTTTGCATAAatttccaacaacaacaaaaaaaagttcacattAAAGAACAAAGATTTGTTGTGATTTCACGCCAATAAATATGTGCTATTGACCAATGAATTACAGTGTATGTATCATTCGATTTGGAGATGAGTACGCTTTACTCTTAAATCTATTTAAAGTCTATAGGAAATCTAGGATAATAGTAATATCTAGAGGGATTAAATGAAGTTATTGCGTCTAATCAAgttgtggtgttttgtttttcttcactttaTATAGGAGAACCGGAGGAGTACTGCTGGCCCTCCAGGATAAAATGCAGCCCTGGCCAACGTCTCCAGAGTGCATTTATTCTCCTACCTGTGGACTCATCTGTAGTGGATAGAGATCCCCTCAGACTTCAGATCAACTCAGAGACTAACGGAGCGACTCTGCGCCAGCACGCCGAGTACTCGCTTCTCCCGGCCGAATGCGGCCTTCGCTTCGACGTCACAGAGCACATACCCGCACAAGAGCGCCAGGAAAACCTCTGTGTGAAAATAATAGCTCGGGAGCAAAGCACCCTGGGAAACGGGCTAATGTGTCCGCCGTTCCTGGTCACGACCTGGGAGAAATGGAATCGAGGATAAACGAGCTAGGAATCCGTTTTCATCGGTTATCGCTATACGTGACGTAAGATCTGATGCGCAGTCATCAGCGATCAAGGTTTATTATCTAAGAGAACACTACGAGCACTTGCTTTGTACATGTACATTTCATTAACTGTTCTATTGCCTAATATCGGAAGGCATTACGTTTTGTATATCCTGCATAAACTGTTCCACTTCAAGCGGATTATATTTCACGTTCCATTCATAGGCGAAATTCAGAATGTGTATCAAACAGGCTCTATACTTTTCTGAGGAATATCTTCTACGTCGAAAGGCCAAGAAAATCTCAAACTTTTACGGATTAGGACACAACAACGGAGGAAAAGAAATGAACTGACTGCGAGacctcttgtgtgtgtgtgtgtgtgtgtgtgtgtgtgtgtgtgtgtttgtttatatatagcAATGTATTGTTTAATATGAGAAGTAATGCATATTGTTCTGAAAGATATTTTTCTGTTCACGCATTCTTATTCCCAGTTAGTTTGCTGTTCAGCTGTTCTGAAACCAGTTGGTTTATGTGGAAAAAGATATGTTCCTATTACTTATTGTCTCTATAATCTGTAATGTACTCTTTTTAGGCAGTCCCtataaatatcacaataaataAGTTTGTATATTGTACCGTTAGGAGAGTGGTCTGTTAAGTCTCGCTTAAATAAAGACAGACTTGGAGCTATCAAACCTGGAAGAGAATGAAGTTAAATAGTTTAAGTGGAGATCGCACCtaagtaacattttatttatttatttatttaaatttttaacaCAGCCTTATCTATACGAGGCTTTGTTGGGCATTTCTGAAGTAGAAATTTATcgtaaatgtattttatgtcggttttaaaaattaaagccGCAAAAAAAATAGCCTAAATAAATGGACATCTCATGACGTAAAATAAAGCGCTGGCCTCAGTGGCTGAAACGCGTATGATTTATGAGGTCACTCCTAATAGTCGACcgaacaggtggaatcaggtgtggctcctgtttGGTCATAGGGCTGTGACAAATATCTGATAATTACATCATTTCATAACTTATTCGAAATATATTTAAACCATTCAAATGATTGACACTTACTCTTAACCCTCATTATAGTATACTATAGTATTCATATAGGCACTGgtaaaacaaagtaaaacaaaactTGCTAATGAATTACATTGCTATATAAAATTAAAGATATTAACACCAGGATACCATACGTACTATACATCAGCACAATGTCTTTAAGTCCCAAAGGCATCTCAACAACTTTCCAGCCATTTCCTGACTAAACAAttga from Ictalurus furcatus strain D&B chromosome 18, Billie_1.0, whole genome shotgun sequence carries:
- the gsdf gene encoding gonadal somatic cell derived factor; protein product: MSLVLIVSLVLVACHPGKASVLRRSAEEPADAQASPDNRTNRCLGDPLQSVRKVILDSLNLQTEPHVSVPGIDQIREQWRTVFKGASNSSPVEQHAADNTPPPSSSSSSSSCGNSTHLQCCKFASQVFIKDLGWDKWIIYPESFTLVQCSVCVPQKNQRLFDCTDDDPSAPDPPSQKPCCEATSIDTVPFLYLDETSNLVISIVPLTRECSCSHGDDAQALQP